The following are from one region of the Paraglaciecola sp. L1A13 genome:
- a CDS encoding DeoR/GlpR family DNA-binding transcription regulator produces MQKRNTQQRRRAIIDRLHEHREVMVDELAKLLTTSEVTIRKDLTELENNGLLLRKFGGAVPLPQGSSELSSEKLSARKIAIAKVAATLIKDHNRIIIDSGSTTAALIPELASKIGLVVMTNSLHVANSLLESENEPKVLMTGGTWDPQSHAFQGKMAEQVLRAYNFDQAFIGAAGLDLQKGTTTFNELTQLSQVMAEVSNDVIVLAESEKLQRKIPNVELPWLAISILVTDDLIADSDKKHIEKQGVKVICAQTKRIGA; encoded by the coding sequence ATGCAAAAACGAAACACTCAACAACGCCGACGCGCAATTATCGACCGCCTACATGAGCACCGTGAAGTCATGGTCGATGAGTTGGCAAAGCTGCTTACTACTTCTGAGGTCACGATCCGCAAGGATCTGACTGAGCTCGAAAATAATGGTTTGCTACTGCGTAAATTTGGTGGTGCAGTGCCCTTGCCCCAAGGCTCGTCTGAGCTTTCCAGCGAAAAACTTTCAGCACGCAAAATTGCTATCGCTAAAGTCGCGGCCACACTTATCAAAGATCACAACCGTATTATTATTGATAGCGGAAGCACTACAGCGGCACTTATCCCTGAACTTGCGAGCAAAATTGGTTTAGTCGTGATGACAAACTCATTACATGTGGCGAATTCACTATTAGAAAGCGAAAATGAACCCAAAGTGTTAATGACGGGTGGCACTTGGGATCCACAGTCACATGCGTTTCAAGGGAAAATGGCAGAGCAAGTATTACGAGCCTACAATTTTGACCAAGCATTTATTGGGGCCGCCGGCTTGGATCTACAAAAAGGCACAACTACCTTCAATGAACTGACTCAACTGAGTCAAGTGATGGCTGAAGTGTCTAACGACGTGATCGTGTTGGCTGAATCAGAAAAGTTACAACGTAAAATACCCAATGTTGAATTGCCATGGCTGGCAATATCGATACTGGTTACTGATGACTTGATCGCTGACAGCGACAAAAAACATATTGAAAAACAGGGCGTGAAGGTAATTTGCGCACAAACTAAAAGAATTGGAGCATAA